Sequence from the Remersonia thermophila strain ATCC 22073 chromosome 7, whole genome shotgun sequence genome:
ACACGCTCTCGGTCCACACCATCTCGTActcgctcgaggagcgcgcccagGTGCGCCGCGCCTTCATCGACTacatcctcgaccgccgcggcgtcagcaccgcccgcgcctggGACGGCTACCAGCTCCTGCGCCAGTTCTTCCCCGAgacggagcccgaggagcgcctccgcctcaTGGAGGGCTTCtttgcgcgccgccggcccgacATGGCGGCCTACGTGTTCGGCCACATGCGGGCCCAGGAGAACCCGGCCCAGCGCCCCACGGCCGACATGTACGTCGCCTGCCTCGAGGGGCTGGGCCGCTGCCCGGACCCCGAGAGCCTGCGCATGGTGCACAACATGCTCAAGATGGACACGTCCATCCAGCTCGACACGCGCCTGTACAACGCCCTCATGATGGCGTACGCGGCCAACGAGGAGCCCGACGTGGCCATTGAGTTTTGGCGCGACATTACGCACTCGGCCGAGGGCCCCTCGTACAGCTCCCTGGCCATTGTGTTTTGGGCCTGCGAGCTGCAGCCCTACGGCGACCGCACGGCGCGCCAGATCTGGCAAAAGGTGCAGCGCATGGACCTCGAGGTCCCGCCCGAGGTGTTTTGGGCCTACTGCGGCGCCATCGCGGGGAGCGGCCACCTGGACGAGGTGACGAGGCTGATCCGGGGCATGGAGGCGAGCGTGGGCTACGGGCCGGGGCTCATGACGTGagtttttctcttttttttttcattttttcatttttttcatttttttttcttttttcttttttttttttcttttttcttcttttttcttttttttcttttttctttttttcttttttcttttttttttcttttttttcttttttttctttttttctttttttcttttttttcttttggacGCGTGTGACCATCCTGGCATGCATGCTGACGACGTTTGGCAAAACGACGAAACCAAAACCACAGCCTTGGCGTGACGTACAACGCGCTGCCGCGCGAGGATCAAAAGGAGCAGTTCGAGACGtgggcccgcgccgagtaCCCCGACATCTGGGCCCagctggagaagaaggggcgGAAGGAGACCATCATGGGCACAAAGTTTAACATTGTCCGGGATATGAAGGCGTAGCCGGAAGAGCAGTACCTTGGTAGGATCGCAGTTTGTGGCCGAACAAGACCAAGGCGTGGGGGGGAGCGAGGGCGGTGGAGTGTAGATTTCTGTACATGTACAACTATGACGGAAGCAACGGCAATGTTCCAGGTCAGGTCAAGGGATGTAGAAAATGCGTGGACAAAAGGGGGCCCGGGGGGCGGAGGCTTGGATCATGTCATGCATACATATATAGCAGGTTTTTGGGAGGCTATCGTACAAACAacacaaaaagaaaaatacACTTGGGGGGTGTATGGGAGGGGGTTGGGATGCCACCATGCGAAATGACAGACTCTATCGCCGGGAATCTTGTCCGCCTCTCTTGTTACCAAACCACATCCCGTTTCCCTCTCTCTAGAAAGTACAATGCGTACAGAGCAGCACAGCAGATCGCCATCAAAAGaaccaaccaaccctccTTTTTATTTTTCTATGCCTTCCCCTCTACAGCTTATTCTGGGAAGGATTCGACGACTGAGGCACCGACATGGCGGGGGTCTGGTGGCTCAGGCGCAGGATCTGCGGGTGCTTGTGCACGCTGGGATACAACCCCAACCCGATGGCGCGGCGCACCATCTTGGCCACCTTTCGCTGGTTGACGGGCCGCAGGCCGGTGAGAGACGAGTGCTTGATGCGGCCCATGGGCGTGATGAACTCGGAGACGAGGGCAAAgttcttgttgttgcggaaaagagaagcagcagcgtcagcaCATGGGTATGTTCTTCCGAGGATCCCGTACGTAGCaagaaaagaaggaaaagaaaaaaaaaaaggagggcTACCTTGTAGTTATCCACCGGGTTGAACCCCAACAGGTCGACCACGTCCCCCGCGGGGCTCCCGCGCTTCCTCCACTTTTgcatctcggccggctcgaggTCCCGCGGCGAGTacacctcgccgacctcccaGCGGCGGCCCATCTGGCGCAGGTACGCgtccgacgcggccgccttTTGGGCgttctcggccacggcccgcgccgtcgggctgccgccgccgacggacCCGGGGCCGAACTGGcccagcgcccgccgccgctcctcggccgacagCGGGCCCAGGCTGGCGTTGCGCTCCGACGCCTCCGAGAGCATGTCCCGCAGGGCCTCGTTGGCGCTGCGCGCGAGGGAGCCCgtgcggacgcggcggctcgggcgggtgaaggggagggggctgccCGGAGGGGATGTtggagaggcggaggaggcggaggaggcggaggagggagagttggcggcggcggcggcggaggtggtggtgttgggggTGTTGAGGTTGCGGACTGCGGCGGGTAGGTGGTGGTTAGCGAGGAGGGTGAAGGGCAACAAGCAGCAAgggacaaaaaaaaaaaaaaagaaagaaaacgaGGGTTCCAAACTCACAGtcggccacgggcgccgaggttgagaaggcggcggccctcgacaaggCGGGAGCTTGCTGTCGTTgtgcggcggccagggccgtcTGGCATTggcgcgcggccgacgaAAGCCAGCGCTGGGACGACATGGCGGATGGGTGGTTTGGCGGATTCCCTCCCCGTCTTCGAGGCACCTCTGGCGCTAACTATCCTGGCTCCCTCGGGCACCGACGGGTCGGCTTCGGAGGTCGAGTGGCGGTCGTGaagggggtgggtgggtggatggCGGGCTTGAAGTGTGGTTTGAAGCTTGCCGGTTGCCGATCGAATTCTCAAAAGTCTTGGCAATGGTGGGTGGGCATGTGGAGCCGGGTTCCCCCCGCAATGTGGGGCCGATCCTGGTAGGCAGAGCTAATAACGGGTCCCGGGCCCATCAAAATTTCTGGAAATCGATAAGCAAGGCTGCTTGCTTGTTCACCTTGTTCATGACATCCAACCGTGGCTTGCTTGTCTTCAACAAACCATCTCACTCTCACCCATTCTTCTCCTTGATTCACAGCGATTGAACCAACACCAAAGGACCGACCCGTGACCGGCTCGCCACCATGCCGCGGAAACTCAAATATCACGAACAGAAGCTGCTGAAAAAGTACGATGGACCCGGATCTTGTCTTGTCTTTGTCTCTCCTGGAACCGCCAACTCACCCATCCGCTCAGGCATGACTTCATCAACTACAAGCAAGACAACGACCACCGGCATCACGATGTCGCCAGGCGGTACATGATCCAGAAGCCAGAGGACTACGTATGACTCGTGCCGTCTCCCGCTTCTCACCGACCACCCACTAGACGCTgacccacctccccccccaacagCACAAGTACAACAGGTTATGTGGTGTAAGTGAACCTGACGCTCACCTCAACCTCCTGGTTCTCAAGCTGACCGTTTCTAGTCTCTTCGGCAACTCGCCCATCGCCTGAGCGTatgtcgtcctcggcctgcccggCACGATCCGCTGCtaaccctccctcccccttccctcctctAGCTTCTCCCACCCGACAACGAGGTCCGGAGGAAACACGAGCAGCTGCTTCTGGACAAGCTCTACGACATGGGCATCCTCGGGGTGCGTGCCGAGCCCCTCATTGGCTGTTGGGGTCTCTCCGTGCTGACCTAGCCACGCAGACCAAGTCCAAGCTCTCCCAGGTCGAGCACAACGTGACCGTGTCCGCCttcgcccgccggcggctgcccgTCGTCATGACCCGGTGCGTGTTCAGCCCCGCCATCCGCAGGGTCGGCTGGATCGCTAATGCCAGAGCAGGTTACGcatggccgagacggtgcAGGCCGCCACCAAGATGATCGAGCAAGGCCACGTCcgcgttggcgtcgaggaggtgcgcGATCCCGCCTTCCTGGTGACGAGGAACATGGAGGACTTTGTCACCTGGACCGTGGGCAGCAAGATCAAGCAGAACATCCTCAAGTATCGCGACAAGCTGGATGACTTTGAGCTTCTCTAAGCCCGCGGCATGGGGTGGTTTGCTTGAGGCACGCCAGCACCTTGTGCCGGCCTGAACTTCGGTTCGGCGCAGCTCCGCCTACCAGTTGCGTGCGGCGCGTTCGGTCCAGATAGCCGCCGAAGGAGTGCGGC
This genomic interval carries:
- a CDS encoding mitochondrial 37S ribosomal protein bS18m, yielding MSSQRWLSSAARQCQTALAAAQRQQAPALSRAAAFSTSAPVADFRNLNTPNTTTSAAAAANSPSSASSASSASPTSPPGSPLPFTRPSRRVRTGSLARSANEALRDMLSEASERNASLGPLSAEERRRALGQFGPGSVGGGSPTARAVAENAQKAAASDAYLRQMGRRWEVGEVYSPRDLEPAEMQKWRKRGSPAGDVVDLLGFNPVDNYKNFALVSEFITPMGRIKHSSLTGLRPVNQRKVAKMVRRAIGLGLYPSVHKHPQILRLSHQTPAMSVPQSSNPSQNKL